A region of Cellulophaga sp. RHA19 DNA encodes the following proteins:
- a CDS encoding MBL fold metallo-hydrolase gives MLKITFLGTGTSQGIPVIGSKHPVCLSKDPKDKRLRVSVLISWDDYNFVIDCGPDFRQQMLQNPIPNLDGILFTHEHSDHTAGIDDIRPFFFRQGDIPIYADSQVIEALKKRFAYIFADINRYPGAPAVAIHQIKENTPFKIGNKVAIPIKALHNRLEVFGFRIDDFVYLTDVKSISKEEIAKLKDVKVLVVNALRLEAHHSHFNLEEALEFINLVKPKTAYLTHISHLLGFHEEVEKSLPKNVHLAYDNLTINI, from the coding sequence TTGTTAAAAATCACATTTTTGGGTACAGGAACTTCTCAAGGAATACCAGTTATTGGTAGTAAACATCCTGTATGTTTAAGTAAGGATCCAAAGGATAAAAGATTAAGAGTATCTGTTTTAATTTCATGGGATGACTATAACTTTGTAATAGATTGTGGTCCAGATTTTAGGCAGCAAATGTTGCAAAATCCTATACCAAATTTAGATGGTATATTGTTTACTCATGAACACTCAGACCATACTGCGGGTATAGATGACATTAGACCTTTTTTCTTTAGACAAGGAGATATACCAATATACGCAGATAGTCAAGTAATAGAAGCTCTTAAAAAACGCTTTGCTTATATTTTTGCAGATATTAATAGGTATCCAGGTGCTCCGGCAGTAGCTATTCATCAAATTAAAGAGAATACACCTTTTAAAATAGGAAATAAAGTTGCTATACCTATAAAAGCGCTACATAACAGGTTAGAAGTTTTTGGTTTTAGAATAGATGACTTTGTGTATTTAACAGATGTAAAAAGTATCTCTAAAGAAGAAATAGCTAAACTTAAAGATGTAAAGGTATTGGTTGTAAATGCTTTACGTTTAGAGGCGCATCATTCTCATTTTAATTTAGAAGAAGCATTAGAGTTTATAAATTTAGTAAAGCCAAAAACAGCTTATTTAACACATATAAGTCACTTGTTAGGTTTTCATGAAGAAGTAGAAAAATCTTTGCCAAAAAATGTACATTTGGCATACGATAATTTAACCATAAACATATAG
- a CDS encoding glycosyltransferase family 2 protein encodes MPTPLVSILIPFKNVEAFLDECINSIISQTYTNWEILAINDHSTDSSASILENYAKKDSRIKTTLNNGQGIIKALQLAYKLSNGTYITRMDSDDIMMPNKIKIMLSSLLKNGTKHIAVGKVKYFAKNGVNDGYKKYEEWLNQLTTTGDNYSEIYKECVIPSPCWMVHKSDFDAVGGFEPNTYPEDYDLAFRFYKHKIECIPCNTILHKWRDYSTRTSRTSEHYAQNYFLELKLNYFLEIEYLQTNTLVIWGAGKKGKEIAKKLIEKNIPFLWVCNNQQKIGKDIYNQKLKHFLAINNVKDLQIIITVANQKEQLTIKSHLNTLNLKAVKDYFFFC; translated from the coding sequence ATGCCAACCCCTTTAGTTAGTATATTAATACCCTTCAAAAATGTTGAAGCTTTTTTAGATGAATGTATTAACTCTATAATATCACAAACCTATACCAACTGGGAAATACTGGCTATTAATGATCATTCTACAGATAGTAGCGCTTCAATTTTAGAAAATTATGCTAAAAAAGATAGCAGAATTAAAACAACGCTAAATAATGGGCAAGGTATAATTAAAGCTCTACAATTAGCCTATAAATTATCTAATGGTACTTATATAACCAGAATGGATTCTGATGACATAATGATGCCTAATAAGATTAAAATAATGCTTTCTTCGCTCTTAAAAAATGGCACCAAGCATATTGCTGTAGGAAAAGTAAAATATTTTGCAAAAAATGGTGTAAATGATGGTTATAAAAAGTATGAAGAGTGGTTAAACCAATTAACTACAACTGGTGATAACTACTCAGAAATATATAAAGAATGTGTGATACCGTCTCCTTGTTGGATGGTACATAAATCTGATTTTGATGCAGTAGGTGGTTTTGAGCCTAACACCTACCCAGAAGATTATGACTTAGCCTTTAGATTTTACAAACACAAAATAGAATGTATTCCGTGTAATACCATTTTACATAAATGGAGAGACTACTCAACAAGAACATCTAGGACTAGTGAACATTATGCGCAAAACTACTTTTTAGAGTTAAAACTTAATTATTTTTTAGAGATAGAATATCTACAAACAAATACACTTGTAATTTGGGGAGCTGGTAAAAAAGGAAAAGAGATTGCTAAAAAACTAATAGAAAAAAATATTCCTTTTCTCTGGGTATGTAACAACCAACAAAAAATAGGCAAAGACATATATAATCAAAAATTAAAACATTTTTTAGCTATAAACAATGTTAAAGATCTACAAATAATAATTACAGTTGCTAACCAAAAAGAGCAATTAACTATTAAAAGTCATCTTAATACATTAAACCTTAAAGCTGTAAAAGATTATTTTTTCTTTTGCTAA
- a CDS encoding SGNH/GDSL hydrolase family protein, whose protein sequence is MKKVITFRILILCFFMSCNSQAQDWANLNKYKKANTELKAPTSNENRVVFMGNSITEGWSNAMPSFFENKNYINRGISGQTTPQMLLRFRQDVINLNPKVVVILAGTNDIAGNTGPTTLNEITDNIKSMAELATKNNIKVIISSTLPAFDYPWAPNKNPNTKIPKLNAMLKSYATDNNFIYLDYFSAMATKENGLRKEHSGDGVHPNKKGYQLMAPLAKEAIAKALKK, encoded by the coding sequence ATGAAAAAAGTAATAACATTCCGTATTTTAATTCTATGTTTTTTTATGTCATGCAACTCACAAGCACAAGACTGGGCTAACCTAAATAAATATAAAAAAGCAAACACAGAACTAAAGGCTCCTACATCTAATGAAAATAGAGTTGTTTTTATGGGCAATTCTATAACAGAAGGCTGGAGCAATGCAATGCCTAGTTTTTTCGAAAATAAAAATTACATTAACAGAGGTATAAGCGGACAAACAACTCCGCAAATGTTATTACGTTTTAGACAAGATGTTATTAACCTTAACCCTAAGGTAGTTGTAATTTTAGCTGGCACAAATGACATTGCTGGTAATACTGGGCCAACTACTTTAAATGAAATTACCGATAATATTAAAAGTATGGCAGAACTTGCTACCAAAAACAATATTAAGGTTATAATTTCGTCAACACTACCAGCTTTTGATTATCCTTGGGCTCCAAATAAAAACCCAAATACTAAAATACCTAAGTTAAATGCGATGTTAAAATCATATGCAACTGATAATAATTTTATCTACTTAGATTATTTTTCTGCTATGGCTACTAAAGAAAATGGACTTAGAAAAGAGCATTCTGGAGACGGTGTTCATCCTAACAAAAAAGGATACCAACTTATGGCTCCTTTAGCAAAAGAAGCAATTGCTAAAGCATTAAAGAAATAA
- a CDS encoding hydrolase, whose product MKKYLYLYLFIFAALIALYQFVSANKMIDATNTRFAQLQEKIEKLETENTKLEDSIQQATINQLDLKYFLLENNDDALTNFDHLKLENPARYIEDKLIETNESKGDNPLVPYAGMEGNFKINKIKVLNHKWIIADFSDGKYWGELLIKYDLKDNLGVDFTMMDHLLYRRD is encoded by the coding sequence ATGAAAAAGTATTTATATTTATACCTATTTATTTTTGCAGCATTAATAGCCCTATACCAATTTGTAAGTGCAAATAAAATGATAGATGCTACTAACACAAGATTTGCACAGCTACAGGAAAAAATAGAAAAGCTAGAAACTGAAAATACTAAGTTAGAAGATTCTATACAACAGGCCACAATAAACCAGTTAGATTTAAAGTATTTTTTACTAGAAAATAATGATGATGCTTTAACTAATTTTGATCATTTAAAGTTAGAAAATCCGGCAAGATATATTGAGGATAAATTGATAGAAACCAACGAATCTAAAGGAGATAACCCATTAGTGCCATATGCTGGTATGGAAGGAAATTTTAAAATAAATAAAATTAAGGTTTTAAACCATAAATGGATTATAGCCGATTTTTCTGATGGCAAATATTGGGGAGAATTACTTATAAAGTATGACCTTAAAGACAATTTAGGAGTAGATTTTACAATGATGGATCATCTTTTGTACAGAAGAGATTAA
- a CDS encoding BatA domain-containing protein has protein sequence MQFKYPELLWALFLLLVPLFIHLFQLRRFKKTPFTNVALLQKVKTQSKKTRNLKKWLLLAARLFLYTALIVAFAQPYFAKKDVFKKRETIIYLDNSFSMQALNNGTTLLQNAVQELIKSNAKEKEFSLFTNTNTYKNVVLKDIQNNLLSLDYSSNQLHIKDVILKANTLFSKDNSSVKDLIVISDFQQKNEAYTIDSLQTNIYFVKQNTENFTNISIDSLYVSNTDATNLELTANLKANTNAENTAVALYNNDTLIAKTSALFNNSKEAKVNFTLPKDVGIKGKIELTDTGLMYDNNFYFNINKRDKIKVLAISNADNTFLNKIFTNDEFKTNTTTINQLNYSLIPTQNLIILNELKAIPESLKNALTSFTKNGGSLVVIPSLKLDVNSYNALLSNYFSTKLKSLINIERKVTGINFSHPLYTNVFQKKVTNFQYPTVNSSFITNSSAPSLLSYQDNSPFLMGANGFYFFTSSLSKENSNFKGSPLIVPTLYNMGYTSFKIPKLYTTIGKATTVDVETKVNKDLVLKITKDKNEFIPQQQSFTNKTVLTFSNTPQNAGIYTIKKGESELGSLSFNYNREESKLIYTDINSIANIKQSTSISQLLTNLENNQKVNELWKWFVIFALFFLILEVLIQKYFK, from the coding sequence ATGCAGTTTAAATATCCGGAACTTCTTTGGGCTTTATTTTTACTATTGGTTCCATTATTTATTCATCTTTTTCAACTCCGTAGATTTAAAAAAACGCCTTTTACCAATGTTGCTTTGCTTCAAAAGGTAAAAACACAATCTAAAAAAACTCGTAATCTAAAAAAATGGCTTCTTTTAGCTGCTAGACTTTTTTTATATACCGCATTAATAGTTGCATTTGCACAACCATATTTTGCTAAAAAAGATGTTTTTAAAAAGAGAGAAACTATTATTTATTTAGACAACTCTTTTAGTATGCAAGCGCTAAATAATGGTACTACCCTTTTACAAAATGCCGTACAAGAACTTATAAAGAGTAACGCCAAAGAAAAAGAGTTTAGTCTTTTTACTAATACTAATACGTATAAAAATGTTGTTTTAAAAGATATTCAAAATAATCTACTTTCATTAGATTATAGTAGTAATCAACTACACATAAAAGATGTTATTTTAAAAGCAAATACCTTATTTAGCAAAGATAATAGTAGTGTAAAGGATCTTATAGTTATTTCTGATTTTCAGCAAAAAAATGAAGCTTATACTATAGACAGCTTACAAACTAATATATACTTTGTAAAACAAAATACTGAGAACTTTACAAATATTAGTATTGATAGTTTATATGTTTCTAATACAGACGCTACAAATTTAGAACTAACAGCTAACCTTAAAGCTAATACTAATGCAGAGAACACTGCTGTTGCGTTATATAATAATGATACTTTAATTGCAAAAACATCTGCCTTATTTAATAATAGTAAAGAAGCTAAAGTTAACTTTACATTACCAAAAGACGTTGGTATTAAGGGCAAAATAGAGCTAACAGATACAGGTTTAATGTATGACAACAATTTTTACTTTAACATTAATAAAAGAGACAAAATAAAAGTGTTAGCTATTTCTAACGCTGATAACACCTTTTTAAATAAGATATTTACTAATGATGAGTTTAAAACCAATACAACCACTATAAACCAATTAAACTACAGTCTAATTCCTACTCAAAATTTAATTATATTAAATGAGCTTAAGGCAATACCAGAATCTTTAAAAAATGCATTAACTTCATTTACTAAAAACGGAGGTTCGTTGGTTGTTATCCCTTCTTTAAAATTAGACGTTAATAGTTACAATGCTTTGTTATCTAACTATTTTTCAACCAAACTAAAAAGTTTAATCAATATAGAACGTAAGGTAACTGGCATCAATTTTTCTCATCCATTATATACAAATGTATTTCAAAAAAAAGTCACTAATTTTCAATATCCAACGGTAAACAGTTCTTTTATTACTAACAGTTCTGCTCCTAGTCTTTTAAGTTACCAAGATAATTCTCCTTTTTTAATGGGTGCAAATGGCTTTTACTTTTTTACAAGTAGCTTATCAAAAGAAAACTCTAATTTTAAAGGTTCTCCGTTAATTGTTCCTACACTATATAATATGGGTTACACAAGTTTTAAAATTCCAAAACTATACACAACAATTGGTAAAGCCACAACTGTAGATGTAGAAACTAAAGTTAATAAAGATCTTGTTTTAAAAATTACAAAAGATAAAAACGAATTTATTCCGCAACAACAATCTTTTACAAATAAAACCGTATTAACTTTTTCTAACACTCCGCAAAATGCTGGTATTTATACCATAAAAAAAGGAGAGTCAGAATTAGGGTCACTAAGTTTTAATTATAATAGAGAAGAAAGTAAACTTATATATACAGACATTAATAGTATTGCAAATATCAAACAAAGCACTAGTATTAGTCAACTATTAACCAATTTAGAAAATAACCAAAAGGTAAATGAGCTTTGGAAATGGTTTGTTATTTTTGCGTTGTTTTTCTTAATACTAGAAGTTCTTATTCAAAAATATTTTAAATGA
- a CDS encoding alpha/beta hydrolase, protein MTTAPLSLEHIIQPATIEQEKTPVLFMLHGYGSNEEDLFSFATELQKELCIISIRAPYPMQPYGNAWYAINFDAEKGKWSDDVQAAESIEKILVFIDEACKAYHLDKDNVTLLGFSQGAILSYATAISYPDKVKNVIALSGYINENLIDKLKTDKDPSKLNIYASHGTVDQVIPVSWAQKTPNYLKGLGIDCTYEEYPVGHGVAPQGFYSFKEWLSTKI, encoded by the coding sequence ATGACGACAGCACCACTATCATTAGAACACATTATACAACCAGCAACTATAGAACAAGAAAAAACTCCTGTTTTATTTATGCTACACGGTTACGGTAGTAATGAAGAAGATCTTTTTTCTTTTGCTACAGAATTACAAAAAGAGCTTTGTATTATATCTATACGTGCTCCCTACCCTATGCAGCCATATGGCAATGCTTGGTATGCTATAAATTTTGATGCCGAAAAAGGAAAATGGAGTGATGATGTACAAGCCGCAGAATCTATAGAAAAAATACTTGTTTTTATAGATGAAGCTTGCAAAGCTTACCATCTAGACAAAGATAACGTTACACTATTAGGCTTTAGTCAAGGTGCAATTTTAAGTTATGCTACAGCAATTTCTTATCCTGATAAAGTAAAAAATGTAATTGCACTAAGTGGTTACATCAATGAAAATCTAATAGACAAATTAAAGACTGATAAAGACCCTAGCAAACTAAACATTTATGCTTCTCACGGCACTGTAGACCAGGTTATACCTGTTAGCTGGGCACAAAAGACACCTAATTATTTAAAAGGTTTAGGTATAGATTGTACTTATGAGGAATACCCTGTTGGTCACGGTGTTGCACCACAAGGTTTTTATTCTTTTAAAGAATGGTTGTCTACTAAAATATAA
- a CDS encoding dihydroorotase: MNILIKSAKIFDKSNKDLHLKTKDILVQNGVITKISDAVTPTEDAVIVSKKNLCISIGWLDTSVSFGEPGFEERETIKNGLKTAVKGGFTDIILNTNTNPIPYTSATLAFIKDKAKEEVTNLHPLGALTVNSEAIDLAELYDMKNAGAVGFSDYKKPTSNSNLLKIALQYAQNFDGLIYSFPLDCKIAGKGIVNEGDVSTSLGLKGIPALAEELQVARDLFILEYTGGKLHIPTISTAGSVKLIREAKKKGLDVSCSVALYNLLYSDEKLTEFDTTYKVLPPLRTKEDITALIEGVKNGTIDFVTTDHNPLDIEQKKVEFDNAAYGTIGLESSFGILNTIFDTETTIEILTKGRERYGLQTPKIKEGNTACFTLFDNDTLHYINKQTSKSRAKNCMFFEEKLKGQVFGVLNKYVAEIL, translated from the coding sequence ATGAATATATTAATAAAATCTGCCAAAATTTTTGATAAATCTAACAAAGATTTACATTTAAAAACTAAAGATATTTTAGTACAAAATGGTGTTATTACAAAAATTTCTGATGCTGTAACACCTACAGAGGATGCCGTAATTGTATCTAAAAAAAACCTATGTATTTCTATTGGTTGGTTAGACACTAGTGTATCTTTTGGTGAGCCTGGTTTTGAAGAAAGAGAAACAATAAAAAACGGACTAAAAACTGCAGTTAAAGGTGGTTTTACAGATATTATACTTAATACAAATACAAACCCAATACCATACACTAGCGCTACACTTGCTTTTATTAAAGATAAAGCCAAAGAAGAAGTAACCAATTTACATCCGCTAGGTGCTTTAACTGTAAATAGTGAAGCAATAGATTTAGCGGAATTGTATGATATGAAAAATGCTGGTGCAGTTGGCTTTTCAGACTATAAGAAACCGACTAGCAACTCTAACCTATTAAAAATAGCGTTGCAATATGCTCAAAATTTTGATGGCTTAATTTACTCTTTCCCTTTAGATTGCAAAATTGCCGGAAAAGGAATTGTGAATGAAGGTGATGTATCTACAAGTCTTGGCTTAAAAGGTATACCTGCTTTAGCTGAAGAATTACAAGTTGCCAGAGATTTATTTATTTTAGAATACACAGGTGGCAAATTACACATACCAACCATTTCTACTGCAGGCTCTGTAAAATTAATAAGAGAAGCAAAGAAAAAAGGATTAGATGTAAGCTGTAGCGTTGCTTTATACAACCTACTATACTCTGATGAAAAACTAACAGAATTTGACACTACTTATAAAGTATTACCTCCGTTAAGAACAAAAGAAGATATTACTGCGCTTATAGAAGGTGTTAAAAACGGAACCATAGATTTTGTAACTACAGACCATAACCCTTTAGATATAGAACAGAAAAAAGTTGAATTTGATAATGCTGCTTATGGTACCATAGGTCTAGAATCATCATTTGGTATATTAAATACTATTTTTGATACGGAAACTACTATAGAAATTTTAACTAAAGGTAGAGAGCGTTATGGCTTACAAACTCCAAAAATAAAAGAAGGTAATACTGCTTGTTTTACCTTGTTTGATAATGACACATTACACTACATTAACAAACAAACATCTAAGAGTAGAGCTAAAAACTGTATGTTTTTTGAAGAAAAACTAAAAGGACAAGTTTTTGGTGTTTTAAATAAATATGTAGCAGAAATACTATAA